GAATATATTGGAAGATATAATgtgatatatgaaataatatattttgatatatgggACTCTAGttcttatatttttcaatattctgCAATATATGCATGAACCATGTAttgatacatttaaaatacatatttagcaATTAGACAAACAATACAGTAGCCTActacaatgtttttataaaatttagatcatattaaatacaaattaatttgtcttaaaaatattttatgacacCCATATCCGGCGCGCGCCTAAAAATGCtggttttataatgtaataatttgtaaataCATATGCTAATTTTGAGCTGTAACCTATTTAGCAAGTTGATATAATGGACATAAGAACATTTCTCAAGATAAAGAATTAATGCTGCATCGATCTGAACAACAACTGTATCCTGCGTTTGCTCTACAGCCCAAGAATAAAGCACTGTTCGGTAAGCAGAACCGGTCATTTTGTCAGATTAAtgtgagtttttttcttttctctctctctcctgcaaCTAGCCAACTAAAACAGTTTTGGTCAACTAAACCGTCAATTCAGAAAATCTCGATTTTCTCCTTAACattacttaaaggggtcatcggatgcccattttacacaagttgatatgattctttagggtcttaatgaaaagtctataacatactttggttaaaatttctcaatggtagtgtaaaaaacacctttaccctgtcaaaatctgCTGTTTTCAGCACGCTGACCTAGTCAAtatagctttaaatgctaatgagctctgctgattccacccctctcttccgtggagtgACGAGCAGACCATAGATGTGTGTAGATTCCCTATTCATTTGCTCATCTGGCATACGTCGCCGAGACACTTAGCCTATGTATTTAAGAAGTAAATAATTTAGAATGTCCGTGATCCGCTCTTTAAATGATGTTAATCAGATGTTCATACGTCTGCaagaaatattaatttcatattcacAAAGGTGCGTCCTGCGACAAACCAAAATTGAATTATACTGAATTATACAAAACAACTGAATTATAGCAAAGCAGATGGTCACATACACAGTGGTTAAAAATGCAGAAGAGTCTATCTAGAGGAGAAGAATGAAAATAGTCATGAAGGTGGATGATCAGATTTCGGTCACTTTCGGCTGCGGTGTGAACGGAGCTTTAGTTTCACACAGATGCTCATTTTCTGGTGCCATTTTAAACTACTGAGCCATTTAAAACGCTTTCCACATGAAGAACACAAATATGGTTTCACATCTGCATGACTTTTCAGGTGTATCTGTAAGTGTGATGgcaaaagaaatgttttattacacTGATCACAATTAAACTGCCTTCCTCCAGAGCGAACGTGCTTTTGATTTTTCAAATTGCTCCTTTTTCTAAGCTTCTTTCCACTCGCAGAGCACTGCAGTTTCTTTCCATGTGTTTGCAAGTGACGGTTCAGGTCTCTTTTATATGTGAAGCTCCTCTTACACTGAAGACACGggaaaggtttctctccagtgtgaagcCTCGTATGAATCTGAAGAGTTATCTTCtgactgaaactctttccacattgagTGCAGGTGAagggtttttctccagtgtggattctCATGTGAACATTAAACTTTCCTTTAaatctgaaactctttccacagtcATGGCACGTGAAAGTCTTTCGAGAATGAATTCTTTCATGCCAGGTAAGGTGTCTCTTGTCTGGGAATCTCTGTCCACACTGATGACATTTATACTCCTTTGAGTGAAGTGCCATGTGGCAAGTAAGGTTTGATTCTCGGGTAAAACATTTTCCACACTGAGCACACACAAAAGGCTTCTCTCCTGTGTGATTTCTCATGTGAATCTTAAGAGTTCTATTTTGTGCGAAGCTCTTCCCACAAAATTTGCAGATGTAAGgactctctccagtgtgaattttcATGTGTGAATCCAGGGTTGTTTTATGTCTGAaacactttccacactgatcacatggaaacggcttctctccagtgtgaacgaCCGTGTGAATCTGAAGAGATGATTTGCGTGAGAAGCTCTTCCCACACAGTTTGCAGGCAAAAGGCCTCTCTCCAGTATGTCTTCTCATGTGGGTATCAAAGGGTGATTTATATGTGAAGCTCTTCCCACACACATTGCAGGTAAAAGgattctctccagtgtgaagtcTCATATGAGTTTTGAGGTTTCCTTTACAAGTGAAACTCTCTTCACACCGATTACATGTAAAACAGTTCTCTCCTGAGTGTTCTCTCTTCGTGTGGTAATCAAAGGATACTTTAAGTCTGAAACTcattccacactgatcacatgtgaatggcttctctccagtgtgacgTTTCAGGTGGGAATCAAGGCTTTGTTTATGTGCTAAACATGCTCCACACAGTTGGCATATGAAAGGCTTGGTTCCAGTGTGACTATTCATGTGGCGTTTAAGGTTTTCTTTACATGTGAATATCTTTCCACACTGACGGCATTTGTGAACATTCGTGTGCATTTGAAGGTTATATTTTTTcttgaaactctttccacactgaaggcAGATTAAGCAACTGTTAGTTTTGGTCTTCTGAACTTTTTTTGGTGATGAAGTTGTTTCCACAGTCATGACGTCAAGTCTCTCATTTTGATCTTTCTCTTCCATTTTTGTCAGTTCTCGCCTCTCTTCTTTCAGCACCATCAGGTCTAAagtgaaaaaagacaaatacagGTTAGTGCCACTTTAATGGCTTAAAGCAACAGACATCAAAACCAAGATAAAGTATTAAAACATCGAAACATCAAAATTTTCCAACAAAACTGGGATATTATAGACCAATCACTCCTGGTCTTAGGGACCCACTGCTCCACTCATTTTGTTATGTCTCTATTTTAactcacctgattcagatcaccAGCTCATTAGGTGAGAGCTCCATGAACTCAGACTacgttaacatgttaaattcactgaacaaatgcgcatggtctgagtaagtaaaacgagcattgttttgtttttagacaatatagccaacatgaagtacatttttaaaagcggTTTTAATCAGGGTTGCTGCAGgttttttaagctcaaatttaagaccttttttaagacctgcacaaataaaattaataccatatgagcagggtagggcaatgtctatggtaaactgtaaaatgaatgtaaaaagcatgatttacagttcagatagaagttttcacgaaacaaaaagttttataaaattatacacttcacatttcagcctttaaaccattttttaaagaaaatggatgagtcaaaagtattaattatattaatttaaacaattatcaataaattattatatgtgaccctggaccacaaaaccagtcttaagtatatggggtatatttgtagcaatagccaaaaatacactgtatgggtcaaaattattgattttttttttgtgccaaaaatcattaggacattaagtaaagatcatattccatgaagatattttgtaaatttcctactgtaaatatatcaaaagtaaatttttgattagtaatatgcattgctaagaacttcatttggacaactcaaaatttggacaattttgaaaaattgacacttaagactggttttgtggtccagggtcacatattaattaaataacatacaaacatattttattgtttagatttttataatgaattatctctTTATCGATcaaccagttcacatttacagctctgtgtgtttgcagggtaaaaacatgggtcgatttttgcattggtctgaacaaaaacaacccaatgttcctgcaatactggaggctgcagttctaggactgcataggaccctattttttgggacagcgctatctattccaacagagtagacctgattcaaacatcaaacaaacagatgcaaaccacatcagacgtgaagcgctgcggttttccaagaaaactgaattttaaaccagaatatattgaatattgaaataaattaggttaaatatttcaagagggttaccacCGGGTATGTTTAGagttaggagttggttaggacaataattaagtgtatacaattaaataactacataattccttaaaaataataatatacagaactGAAtaccaagtgctataaaatagtatgagccactaatatttagTCTTTTAGCAGATGcgtttatccaaagcgacttataaatgaggacaatggaagcaatcaaaatcaacaaaagagcaatgatatgcaagtgctataacaagtctcatttagcctaacgcagtacatgtagcaagagatttttttttaaattatataataaataaaaagaaagcatagaatagaaaaagaatagagcaagctagtgttagaggccttttttgcttttgttaattgtataataaataaaaagaaaacagaatacaaaaagattagaaaagctagtgttaggttttttttttttttttttaaagaatataattagaatagagagaggtgtgacgttcttcattctctcttacattctttttggctcattaaaaattaatcttgctgccacgttctggattaactggctggaagacctgacacaatacataaatgcaaaaaataaataaataaaataaaataattaaaaaacaaacaaaaaaaactatagggtcctagaaatccagttctgaaactacagcctccggCTACTCattaggggtcgaccgattatcggcgccgatattaagcatttttatgattatcggtatcggtcattttcaaaacaatcCACTACATTGAAgttgcaaaacacctcaatattaTCCATTTATTGTTTCCGCGATGgggaaaacgcggacggaatcgtGGAATCAGTCATATAaagggaatttactgtataacgcacGGAGTCACGGAGttcgtcaaagtttggatgaattaatcaaaagtaggtcagtacacttaaattgactcgcgctatggactagtatctgtaaatattaagctgcaaaaagacttatttaaatatgaattatgcatgttctgcgtgtctctgtatatgtgaatggcacagac
The sequence above is drawn from the Onychostoma macrolepis isolate SWU-2019 chromosome 04, ASM1243209v1, whole genome shotgun sequence genome and encodes:
- the LOC131538721 gene encoding gastrula zinc finger protein XlCGF57.1-like isoform X2; the encoded protein is MAFIKQESEDIRIEEVFSLKHEDTEEQTDLMVLKEERRELTKMEEKDQNERLDVMTVETTSSPKKVQKTKTNSCLICLQCGKSFKKKYNLQMHTNVHKCRQCGKIFTCKENLKRHMNSHTGTKPFICQLCGACLAHKQSLDSHLKRHTGEKPFTCDQCGMSFRLKVSFDYHTKREHSGENCFTCNRCEESFTCKGNLKTHMRLHTGENPFTCNVCGKSFTYKSPFDTHMRRHTGERPFACKLCGKSFSRKSSLQIHTVVHTGEKPFPCDQCGKCFRHKTTLDSHMKIHTGESPYICKFCGKSFAQNRTLKIHMRNHTGEKPFVCAQCGKCFTRESNLTCHMALHSKEYKCHQCGQRFPDKRHLTWHERIHSRKTFTCHDCGKSFRFKGKFNVHMRIHTGEKPFTCTQCGKSFSQKITLQIHTRLHTGEKPFPCLQCKRSFTYKRDLNRHLQTHGKKLQCSASGKKLRKRSNLKNQKHVRSGGRQFNCDQCNKTFLLPSHLQIHLKSHADVKPYLCSSCGKRFKWLSSLKWHQKMSICVKLKLRSHRSRK
- the LOC131538721 gene encoding gastrula zinc finger protein XlCGF57.1-like isoform X1 — protein: MIQRKYNKRNDDCYKPAVFRENIIIKYRQSVQTHRKTPAEATDPRDTVIKMAFIKQESEDIRIEEVFSLKHEDTEEQTDLMVLKEERRELTKMEEKDQNERLDVMTVETTSSPKKVQKTKTNSCLICLQCGKSFKKKYNLQMHTNVHKCRQCGKIFTCKENLKRHMNSHTGTKPFICQLCGACLAHKQSLDSHLKRHTGEKPFTCDQCGMSFRLKVSFDYHTKREHSGENCFTCNRCEESFTCKGNLKTHMRLHTGENPFTCNVCGKSFTYKSPFDTHMRRHTGERPFACKLCGKSFSRKSSLQIHTVVHTGEKPFPCDQCGKCFRHKTTLDSHMKIHTGESPYICKFCGKSFAQNRTLKIHMRNHTGEKPFVCAQCGKCFTRESNLTCHMALHSKEYKCHQCGQRFPDKRHLTWHERIHSRKTFTCHDCGKSFRFKGKFNVHMRIHTGEKPFTCTQCGKSFSQKITLQIHTRLHTGEKPFPCLQCKRSFTYKRDLNRHLQTHGKKLQCSASGKKLRKRSNLKNQKHVRSGGRQFNCDQCNKTFLLPSHLQIHLKSHADVKPYLCSSCGKRFKWLSSLKWHQKMSICVKLKLRSHRSRK